In Aliiglaciecola sp. LCG003, a genomic segment contains:
- a CDS encoding type III pantothenate kinase has product MSGQDKSLLIDIGNSRIKFALVDRSFIAGEGAPIESKVCENLEGLKLAIMQADEVVVASVQKDQVLAQLFTQLEQQNKTCKHIVTESRAFGIECAYQQYQNLGIDRWLAVLGARLHTALPVAVIDLGTAATCDVLVGNQHVGGWIAPGFHLQKEVISQRAAKVFSNEAIPTNLQFGTGTEDCVNFGCLAMLEGFISSAEKMLKQYGDEYKVFICGGDAKLLGKFSRAAIEIKPNLVLEGLSRFA; this is encoded by the coding sequence GTGTCAGGGCAGGATAAAAGCTTACTAATTGACATCGGAAACAGTCGGATAAAGTTCGCCTTAGTGGACCGCTCATTCATCGCTGGTGAGGGAGCGCCTATTGAGTCGAAGGTTTGTGAGAACTTAGAGGGACTAAAATTAGCGATTATGCAAGCAGACGAAGTTGTTGTCGCCTCGGTACAAAAAGACCAAGTGTTAGCTCAATTATTTACCCAGCTTGAACAGCAAAATAAAACTTGCAAGCATATTGTCACCGAGTCACGTGCATTTGGTATTGAATGTGCTTATCAACAATATCAAAATTTAGGTATCGACCGATGGCTAGCGGTACTAGGTGCTAGACTGCATACCGCCTTACCTGTCGCTGTAATAGATTTAGGCACTGCAGCAACCTGTGATGTATTAGTTGGCAACCAACATGTTGGTGGTTGGATAGCACCAGGATTCCATCTTCAAAAGGAGGTGATCAGTCAAAGAGCTGCTAAAGTATTTTCAAATGAAGCAATTCCCACAAACTTACAATTTGGAACAGGGACTGAGGATTGCGTAAATTTTGGCTGCTTGGCCATGTTGGAGGGATTTATCAGTAGCGCAGAAAAAATGCTTAAACAGTATGGCGATGAATATAAAGTTTTTATTTGTGGCGGCGATGCGAAATTACTCGGAAAATTTTCCCGTGCTGCAATTGAAATAAAGCCCAATTTAGTCCTAGAAGGGTTGAGTCGATTCGCTTAA
- the birA gene encoding bifunctional biotin--[acetyl-CoA-carboxylase] ligase/biotin operon repressor BirA, whose amino-acid sequence MNYQTNLSRTVLLQRLADGNFHSGETLGQELGVSRSAVSKHVKALTDLGLDIFSVTGKGYRLAKPLSLLKHSEIIANLTPNYSAQINVLNVIDSTNQYLKELSLKPSNGYVCLAEAQTAGRGRHGRTWVSPYGASIYMSMFWSFPGGYQAIGGLSLAVGIAVVNALTKLGVADCQLKWPNDIYLKGKKLAGILVEVEGQMGAACDCIIGIGLNIDLPEHQITIDQPWTDLAKATGGEFDRNFLAANIIDELTTSLRQFEQQGLLPVIAEWKKLDFFADQAVTLTIGNKKLTGICRGIDKDGALLLEHNGEVRPFHGGEISVRAG is encoded by the coding sequence ATGAATTATCAAACTAATCTTTCGCGAACTGTGCTGTTACAGCGTTTAGCGGACGGTAATTTTCATTCCGGTGAAACACTTGGCCAAGAGTTAGGCGTAAGCCGCTCTGCGGTGTCTAAACATGTAAAAGCGTTGACGGATCTAGGATTGGACATTTTCAGTGTGACAGGCAAAGGCTATCGGTTAGCTAAGCCTCTTTCTTTGCTAAAACACAGCGAAATTATTGCTAATCTAACGCCAAACTACTCTGCACAAATTAACGTGCTCAATGTGATTGATTCCACCAACCAATATTTGAAAGAGTTGAGTCTCAAGCCAAGTAATGGTTATGTCTGTTTGGCAGAAGCCCAGACTGCTGGGAGGGGTCGACACGGTAGAACCTGGGTATCGCCATACGGTGCTAGTATTTATATGTCGATGTTTTGGTCATTTCCGGGTGGGTATCAGGCCATTGGAGGGCTAAGTTTAGCGGTAGGTATTGCGGTGGTTAATGCCTTAACCAAATTAGGCGTAGCAGATTGCCAACTGAAGTGGCCAAATGATATCTATCTTAAGGGTAAGAAGCTGGCAGGTATTCTGGTTGAAGTAGAAGGGCAAATGGGTGCGGCCTGTGACTGCATCATCGGTATTGGATTGAATATTGATTTGCCAGAACATCAAATTACCATTGATCAACCTTGGACTGATTTGGCTAAAGCTACGGGCGGTGAATTTGACCGTAATTTTCTAGCCGCCAACATCATTGATGAGCTAACCACCTCGCTACGGCAATTTGAACAACAAGGTTTGCTGCCGGTTATTGCAGAGTGGAAAAAACTCGACTTTTTTGCAGATCAGGCGGTGACGCTGACAATAGGTAACAAAAAATTGACTGGTATATGCAGAGGAATTGATAAAGATGGCGCGCTTTTGCTAGAGCATAATGGTGAGGTTCGTCCTTTTCACGGAGGTGAGATTAGTGTCAGGGCAGGATAA